One segment of Panicum virgatum strain AP13 chromosome 3K, P.virgatum_v5, whole genome shotgun sequence DNA contains the following:
- the LOC120698235 gene encoding traB domain-containing protein-like, translating to MIRAPRLLAARWPSPILRRPRRRRLLLPVCPIPRGSRPPGASFLAAQTLAPTPRLGPPMDPTAPAAPAPAAAAGAEAEAEANGYEDAPEFEDAEAGGEEAEAMATPAGGEEEVRGLPLPEELARGVVCLECETSPEAAAAGVGGTCRVYVVGTAHVSQESCEQVKAVIDYLKPQAVFLELCASRVAILAPQNLQVPTMNEMIDMWKKKKMNTFGILYSWFLAKVASQLEVLPGAEFRVAFEEAMSYGGKVILGDRPVQITLRRTWGKMSLWHRAKFLYYIIFQSIFLPSPEELNQMLKDMDDVDMLTLVIQEMSKAFPSLMETLLHERDMYMSSKLLKVAREHSSVVAVVGKGHVSGIKKNWQQPIQVKDLLELPVADKGASKLKILASIGALSSVIIASGIYMWGRK from the exons ATGATCCGCGCACCTCGACTCCTCGCCGCGCGCTGGCCATCGCCAATccttcgccgcccccgccgccgccgcctcctcctccctgtcTGCCCGATCCCGCGTGGCTCCCGCCCGCCGGGCGCCTCCTTCCTAGcggcccaaaccctagccccgacTCCGCGCCTCGGCCCGCCGATGGATCCGaccgcgcccgccgcccccgccccggcagccgccgcgggcgccgaggccgaggccgaggccaacGGCTACGAGGACGCCCCTGAGTTCGAGGACGCGGAAGCTGGGGGCGAGGAAGCGGAGGCCATGGCGACGCCGGCGGGCGGTGAAGAGGAGGTGAGGGGGCTGCCCCTGCCCGAGGAGCTCGCCAGGGGGGTGGTGTGCCTCGAGTGCGAGACGTCgcccgaggcggcggccgccggggttGGCGGGACCTGCCGCGTCTACGTCGTCGGCACCGCTCATGTGTCACAG GAATCATGCGAGCAAGTAAAGGCTGTCATCGACTACCTGAAACCTCAG GCTGTTTTCTTGGAGCTCTGTGCCAGCAGGGTTGCAATTTTGGCACCTCAAAACCTTCAG GTTCCTACTATGAATGAAATGATTGACAtgtggaagaaaaagaagatgaaCACTTTTGGGATTCTCTACAGCTGGTTTCTTGCAAAG GTTGCTAGCCAACTTGAGGTGTTACCTGGAGCTGAGTTTCGAGTGGCATTTGAGGAAGCAATGAGTTATGGTGGCAAAGTAATCCTAGGAGATCGGCCTGTCCAG ATCACTTTGAGGAGGACCTGGGGAAAGATGTCACTCTGGCACAGAGCAAAATTTCTGTACTATATTATTTTCCAATCCATTTTTTTACCAAGCCCGGAAGAACTTAATCAGATG TTGAAGGACATGGATGATGTTGACATGCTAACACTTGTTATTCAAGAGATGAGCAAGGCATTTCCTAGTCTGATGGAGACGCTTCTACATGAACGTGATAT GTATATGTCTTCAAAATTGTTGAAGGTGGCAAGGGAACATTCTTCAGTAGTTGCAGTTGTGGGGAAAGGGCATGTTTCTGGAATAAAGAAAAATTGGCAACAACCAATTCAG GTAAAAGATTTATTAGAACTACCAGTGGCTGACAAAGGTGCCTCGAAGCTGAAAATACTGGCGTCCATTGGAGCACTGAGCAGTGTAATAATAGCATCCGGAATTTATATGTGGGGTAGAAAATAA
- the LOC120698236 gene encoding peroxidase 1-like, whose protein sequence is MWTERRRRRRRELLLLLLVVAAAVAVAASAQEAALRVGFYRATCPIAEDVVLEEMRLILMEDDTLAPSLLRMHYHDCFVQGCDASIMLRSRKGKKTERDALPNRSMRGYDAIERIKARLEAVCPLTVSCADIIAMAARDAVYLSHGPWYDVETGRRDGKVTVAEYVENDLPPPDSNIVDVKTFFSVKSLNSKDIAVLFGCHSIGTSHCGPIQKRLYNFTGNMDQDPSLDPAYAAELRKLCPPPRPGGGDDDAGGGGVPGEGKTKVPLDPGSNYTFDLSYYRHVLATGGLFQSDGSLLHDPVTRGYVEKVANASSPDEYYADFAAAMVKMGRTDVLVGDLGEIRPTCSIFVD, encoded by the exons ATGTGGACGGagcgccggaggcggcggcggcgggagctgctgcttctgcttctagtggtggcggcggccgtggcggtggcggcgagcgcgcAGGAGGCCGCGCTGCGGGTCGGGTTCTACCGTGCGACGTGCCCCATCGCGGAGGACGTCGTGCTTGAGGAGATGCGGCTCATCCTCATGGAGGACGACACGCTCGCGCCGTCCCTGCTCCGGATGCACTACCATGACTGCTTCGTTCAG GGCTGCGACGCATCGATCATGCTCCGGTCGAGGAAGGGGAAGAAGACGGAGCGGGACGCGCTCCCCAACCGCAGCATGCGAGGGTACGACGCCATCGAGCGGATCAAGGCCCGGCTCGAGGCCGTCTGCCCGCTCACCGTCTCCTGCGCCGACAtcatcgccatggccgccagggACGCCGTCTACCTG AGCCACGGGCCGTGGTACGACGTGGAGaccgggcggcgcgacggcaaAGTCACCGTGGCCGAGTACGTCGAGAacgacctgccgccgccggactccAACATCGTCGACGTGAAGACCTTCTTCAGCGTCAAGTCGCTCAACTCCAAGGACATCGCCGTCCTCTTCG GGTGCCACAGCATCGGGACCTCCCACTGCGGCCCGATCCAGAAGCGGCTCTACAACTTCACCGGCAACATGGACCAGGACCCGTCGCTGGACCCGGCCTACGCCGCCGAGCTCAGGAAGCTCTGCCCGCCGCCccgtcccggcggcggcgacgacgacgccggcggaggcggggtCCCCGGCGAAGGGAAGACCAAGGTGCCCCTGGACCCCGGCAGCAACTACACCTTCGACCTGAGCTACTACCGGCACGTGCTCGCCACGGGCGGGCTGTTCCAGTCGGACGGCAGCCTCCTCCACGACCCCGTCACCAGGGGGTACGTCGAGAAGGTGGCCAACGCGTCGTCGCCCGACGAGTACTACGCCGACTTCGCGGCGGCGATGGTCAAGATGGGCCGCACCGACGTGCTCGTCGGCGACCTCGGCGAGATCAGGCCGACCTGCAGCATTTTTGTTGACTAG